A region of Rattus rattus isolate New Zealand chromosome 7, Rrattus_CSIRO_v1, whole genome shotgun sequence DNA encodes the following proteins:
- the Atp6v1e2 gene encoding V-type proton ATPase subunit E 2 — protein sequence MALTDIDVQKQIKHMMAFIEQEANEKAEEIDAKAEEEFNIEKGRLVQTQRLKIMDYFEKKEKQIEQQKKIQLSTMRNQARITVLRARDNLILELLKEAKMRLSRIVSDEEFYQDLLDKLVLQALLRLLEPVMIVRCREQDFYLVQSALLRAIPQYMMLCQKHLEVQIDQTEYLSSNAAGGVEVYSSDRKIKVSNTLESRLNLAAMQNMPEIRRTLFGDNSNRKFFT from the coding sequence ATGGCCCTGACTGACATAGATGTGCAGAAACAGATCAAGCACATGATGGCGTTCATCGAGCAGGAAGCCAACGAGAAGGCGGAGGAGATAGACGCCAAGGCAGAGGAAGAGTTCAACATCGAGAAAGGCCGCCTGGTGCAGACCCAGCGGCTGAAGATCATGGATTATTTTgagaagaaggagaaacagaTAGAGCAGCAGAAAAAAATCCAGCTGTCCACCATGAGAAACCAGGCTCGGATCACAGTCCTGAGAGCCCGAGACAATCTCATCTTGGAACTGCTCAAAGAGGCGAAGATGAGGCTCAGTAGAATCGTGTCGGATGAAGAGTTCTACCAAGATCTGCTGGATAAGCTCGTGCTCCAAGCTTTGCTCCGGCTGCTGGAGCCGGTGATGATTGTCCGATGCAGAGAACAGGACTTCTACCTGGTGCAGTCTGCCCTGCTAAGAGCCATCCCTCAGTACATGATGCTCTGCCAGAAGCATTTGGAGGTCCAGATTGATCAAACTGAATACTTGTCTTCCAATGCTGCCGGAGGTGTGGAGGTCTATAGCAGCGATCGGAAAATAAAGGTTTCCAATACCCTAGAAAGCCGACTGAATCTCGCAGCCATGCAGAATATGCCAGAGATACGAAGGACTTTGTTTGGGGATAATTCTAACAGGAAGTTCTTTACATAA